A single genomic interval of Camelina sativa cultivar DH55 chromosome 11, Cs, whole genome shotgun sequence harbors:
- the LOC104721846 gene encoding uncharacterized protein LOC104721846 → MGCSHSKFNDDEAVQICKDRKRFIKQAVEHRTGFASGHIAYIQSLRNVSDALREYIEGDEPHEFLLDTFVTPVKSSSGGFIEVSPPSKMIQNEAESNLNVNYLMASGSRPVRVEEKPLLSPETFQVESYGADSFFGMNSPQHSPGLGGSHNIPPPSPQNSQWDFFWNPFSSLDHYGYSCDNQSGMDDEMRRLKRVREEEGIPDLEEDEYVRFEHHHNMKAAEDCNGDKMGQEDDEVKNVNEECETENVRDKNCIKTQERGSIEVTTGHVVGVTTDDAKGETPGFTVYMNRRPTSMAEVIKDLEDQFAVICTAGKEVSGLLEASRAQYTSSNELSAMKMLNPVALFRSGGSSRSSSSSRFLISSSGGSRASEFETSSEFSEESCMLSGSHQSTLDRLYAWENKLYDEVKSGERIRIAYEKKCLALRNQDVKGADSSSVDKTRNIIRDLHTQIKVSIHSIESISQRIETLRDQELLPQLLELLQGLAQMWKVMAECHQIQKRTLDEAKPLLATTPSNRHKKQQQTSLREINSQRLARSALHLVAQLRNWRACFQAWITSQRSYVLSLTGWLLRCFRCDPDPDKVRLVSCPHPIYEVCIQWSRLLNGLNEKPVIDKLDFFASGMGAIYARQLKEDPSTVTDGSRKYSGQESMELVEAEKVEEEKMMTAEKLAEIAVKVLCHGMSVAVSSLAEFSISSADEHSKLVNHPDDTMPEQTEM, encoded by the exons ATGGGATGTTCTCATTCCAAGTTTAATGACGATGAAGCTGTTCAGATCTGCAAAGATAGGAAACGTTTCATCAAGCAAGCAGTTGAACATAGGACCGGGTTTGCTTCTGGCCACATTGCTTATATCCAGTCTCTGAGAAATGTCTCAGATGCTCTTCGTGAATACATCGAAGGAGACGAGCCACACGAGTTCTTGTTGGACACATTTGTCACTCCAGTAAAGAGCAGCTCAGGCGGTTTCATCGAGGTATCTCCTCCTTCAAAAATGATTCAGAACGAGGCTGAGTCGAATTTGAATGTCAATTACTTGATGGCTAGTGGAAGCAGACCGGTTCGTGTTGAAGAAAAGCCTCTTTTGTCACCTGAGACTTTTCAAGTTGAGAGTTATGGAGCAGATAGTTTCTTTGGGATGAACTCACCTCAGCATAGTCCTGGATTAGGTGGTAGTCACAATATACCTCCTCCTTCGCCACAGAACTCTCAGTGGGATTTCTTTTGGAATCCATTCTCTTCATTGGATCATTACGGATACAGTTGTGATAACCAAAGTGGTATGGATGATGAGATGAGACGGCTAAAGCGGGTTCGTGAGGAAGAAGGGATTCCAGatcttgaagaagatgagtatgTAAGGTTTGAGCATCATCATAACATGAAAGCAGCAGAAGACTGTAATGGGGATAAAATGGgtcaagaagatgatgaagtaaaaaatgttaatgaggAGTGCGAGACCGAGAACGTGAGGGACAAGAACTGCATTAAAACTCAAGAACGGGGAAGCATTGAAGTGACTACAGGGCATGTTGTTGGAGTTACCACAGATGATGCAAAAGGAGAGACACCTGGCTTTACTGTGTACATGAATCGAAGGCCAACGAGCATGGCAGAAGTtattaaagatcttgaagatcAGTTTGCGGTTATATGTACTGCTGGTAAAGAAGTCTCGGGATTGTTGGAAGCTAGTCGAGCTCAATACACATCTTCCAATGAACTCAGCG CCATGAAAATGCTGAATCCAGTAGCTTTGTTTCGCTCGGGAGGCTCATCAAGATCGTCTTCCTCATCAAGATTCTTGATCAGCTCTTCTGGAGGTTCCAGGGCAAGTGAATTTGAAACCAGCAGTGAGTTTTCGGAAGAATCTTGTATGCTTTCAGGTAGCCATCAATCAACATTGGACCGTCTATACGCTTGGGAAAATAAACTCTATGATGAAGTTAAG TCTGGAGAACGGATAAGGATTGCATATGAGAAGAAGTGTTTAGCGCTGAGGAATCAGGATGTGAAAGGAGCCGACTCTTCCTCGGTtgataaaacaagaaatataatcAGAGATCTACACACTCAGATCAAGGTCTCTATACACTCAATCGAGTCAATCTCTCAAAGGATTGAGACTCTTCGTGACCAAGAACTGCTTCCGCAActtcttgagcttcttcaaGG ATTAGCTCAAATGTGGAAAGTGATGGCAGAGTGTCACCAGATACAGAAGCGGACACTGGACGAAGCCAAGCCATTACTTGCAACCACACCTTCTAACCGTCACAAGAAGCAACAACAGACTTCACTACGGGAGATCAACTCTCAAAGATTAGCTCGGTCAGCGTTGCATCTCGTGGCTCAGCTTAGAAACTGGAGAGCCTGCTTCCAAGCATGGATCACATCTCAAAGATCCTACGTGCTGTCTTTAACCGGCTGGTTACTCAGATGTTTCAGATGTGATCCTGACCCAGACAAAGTCAGACTAGTGTCTTGTCCTCACCCTATCTATGAAGTCTGTATCCAATGGTCAAGGTTGCTCAACGGGTTGAACGAGAAGCCGGTGATAGACAAACTCGATTTCTTTGCCTCTGGGATGGGTGCAATCTATGCTCGGCAGCTTAAGGAAGACCCATCTACTGTAACAGATGGTTCGAGGAAGTACTCAGGACAAGAGAGCATGGAGCTTGTTGAAGCTGAAaaagtggaagaagagaagatgatgactgCTGAGAAACTAGCTGAGATTGCAGTTAAAGTACTCTGCCATGGAATGTCAGTTGCAGTGAGCTCACTCGCTGAGTTTTCCATTAGCTCAGCTGATGAACACTCGAAGCTCGTTAACCATCCAGATGACACCATGCCAGAGCAAACTGAGATGTAA
- the LOC104721845 gene encoding GDSL esterase/lipase At4g30140 codes for MVVGESKALWFIVATVLAAAVVAPAVHGQQAPCYFVFGDSVFDNGNNNALNTLAKVNYLPYGIDFPQGPTGRFSNGRNIPDVIAELVGFNDYIPPFAGASQAQANVGLNYASGAGGIREETSENMGERITLRQQVENHQSAIIKALVPRSRLEQCLYTISIGSNDYLNNYFLSPPTVARRLYNPDQFARSLIRRYRIYLLQLYTLGAKNVALFSIGKIGCTPRVVATLGGGTGCAEEVNQAASIFNTNLKALVTEFNKKSGAKYTYVDTFSGNAEDFAALGITVGDRSCCTVDPGEELCAANKPVCPDRNTYIFWDNVHTTEIINVVVANAAYNGTIATPYTISQLVN; via the exons ATGGTCGTGGGAGAGTCCAAGGCATTGTGGTTTATAGTGGCCACCGTGTTAGCAGCCGCAGTGGTCGCACCAGCGGTGCATGGACAGCAAGCGCCGTGTTACTTCGTGTTTGGAGACTCTGTCTTCGACAACGGTAACAACAATGCCTTGAACACCTTGGCAAAGGTCAACTATTTACCTTATGGTATAGATTTCCCCCAAGGTCCTACCGGTCGGTTTAGCAACGGTCGGAATATTCCAGACGTTATCG CTGAGCTAGTGGGTTTCAATGACTACATTCCACCGTTCGCCGGAGCATCACAGGCACAAGCTAACGTCGGACTCAACTATGCTTCCGGTGCTGGCGGTATCCGTGAAGAAACCAGCGAAAATATG GGTGAGCGAATCACTTTGAGACAGCAAGTAGAGAACCACCAGTCGGCGATCATAAAAGCGCTGGTGCCACGGAGTCGATTAGAGCAATGTCTATACACAATCAGCATAGGAAGCAACGATTACCTAAACAACTACTTCTTGTCGCCTCCTACAGTTGCTCGTCGTCTATATAATCCTGACCAGTTCGCTCGATCTCTAATACGCCGCTACCGTATCTATTTGCTG CAATTGTACACATTAGGAGCGAAGAATGTAGCTTTGTTCAGTATCGGTAAGATAGGATGTACGCCACGGGTTGTTGCTACCCTCGGTGGCGGCACTGGCTGCGCAGAAGAAGTGAACCAAGCAGCGAGTATCTTCAACACTAACCTCAAGGCCCTAGTCAcagaattcaacaaaaaatctGGAGCTAAGTACACTTATGTTGATACCTTCTCTGGAAATGCTGAAGATTTCGCTGCTCTAG GGATTACGGTTGGCGATAGGAGTTGCTGTACGGTTGATCCGGGGGAAGAACTTTGTGCGGCGAACAAACCCGTTTGTCCAGACCGAAACACATACATATTCTGGGATAACGTGCATACCACGGAAATTATTAATGTAGTGGTGGCTAACGCAGCGTATAACGGAACCATAGCTACTCCGTACACCATTTCCCAGCTTGTGAATTGA